A single genomic interval of uncultured Desulfobulbus sp. harbors:
- a CDS encoding transporter substrate-binding domain-containing protein — protein MLRTLVLVILFFTCWLALGKVSPAAQPSPVLHLAYPNFPPFHWKDDAGRMQGMFSEILTEALEKRLGYQVQWTAYPWARCQEQVKNGREDALLTVPTQERSTYTRTHQHPFFVKPLHLFTTVDHPRRARINRLTSLTDIRDGGFSVITYSSNGWHRDHVAFLGIKSHESAYLENVWRMLAEHRGDLVIEWPRGAREDLQRLGLQDRVVDTGIVVASMPFHLLIRTGSGQEQLLTPFDSVIRAMQDDGTLAVIVNRYE, from the coding sequence ATGTTGCGGACGCTTGTTCTTGTGATCTTGTTTTTTACCTGTTGGTTAGCCTTGGGCAAGGTCTCCCCGGCCGCCCAACCGTCCCCCGTCCTCCATCTTGCCTATCCCAATTTTCCCCCATTCCACTGGAAAGACGATGCCGGACGCATGCAGGGCATGTTCTCTGAAATCCTGACCGAGGCCCTGGAAAAAAGACTGGGATACCAGGTCCAGTGGACCGCCTACCCCTGGGCGCGGTGTCAGGAGCAGGTCAAGAACGGACGGGAAGATGCCCTGCTCACCGTGCCGACCCAGGAGCGGAGCACCTATACCAGAACCCACCAGCACCCGTTTTTCGTCAAGCCGCTCCATCTGTTCACCACGGTCGATCATCCCCGCCGTGCCAGGATCAACCGCCTCACATCCCTTACGGATATCCGGGATGGAGGGTTTTCGGTGATCACCTACAGCAGCAACGGCTGGCACCGTGATCACGTCGCCTTCTTGGGGATTAAAAGCCACGAGTCGGCCTATCTGGAGAATGTGTGGCGGATGCTCGCCGAACACCGTGGTGACCTGGTCATCGAATGGCCGAGGGGGGCACGCGAGGACCTGCAACGTCTGGGGTTGCAGGACAGGGTGGTCGATACCGGGATTGTGGTCGCTTCGATGCCGTTTCATCTGTTGATCCGCACTGGCTCAGGCCAAGAACAACTGCTGACGCCCTTTGACAGTGTCATAAGGGCGATGCAGGACGACGGCACCTTGGCTGTCATCGTGAACCGCTATGAATAG
- a CDS encoding helix-turn-helix domain-containing protein, with protein MDQLKKKRVSSGIDQLDNLLGDLFIGDNVLWYEDAGSFSSTFCVHFIRQSLREKKPVIYVSFDRSPKNVLTFLGPLAENQNFTILDCFTNGKGDSSEVFNKFYEKDGAQWPYQVIKVNDPANPAQVSEAIYGLHSTLLGDIRFIIDSLTGMQDLWGGEEQVTKFYARTCPRLFELDTIAYWIVEKNAHSSRLKANINKIAQVVIDLSVKNGKSFCKILKAETRTSPSTNEAQVFTCEQGEIAFEISRGLPGRFDLGGRIKAVRQKQGLSQKELAQRAGVTPSSISQIEKNLISPSIPALFRLAEGLTVAVTTFFEGISVLQDRCVFSESEGGKMTFEKGAKGTIAGQRLLPPDIGDTVADPYLLRIEPGRKLTGHFFNHKGEEAGYLLRGALSLWVNGQRREAVKGDLIYLRKDVPEQWENNGEDTAELLWLKLRG; from the coding sequence ATGGATCAACTGAAAAAGAAACGGGTCTCCTCCGGGATTGACCAGCTCGATAACCTGCTGGGTGATCTGTTCATCGGCGACAATGTGCTCTGGTACGAGGATGCAGGCAGCTTTTCCTCGACCTTCTGCGTCCACTTCATCCGTCAGTCGCTGCGGGAAAAAAAGCCGGTGATCTATGTCAGCTTTGACCGGTCCCCCAAAAACGTGCTGACCTTCCTCGGACCGTTGGCGGAAAACCAAAACTTTACCATCCTCGACTGTTTTACCAACGGCAAGGGCGACAGCTCCGAGGTCTTCAACAAGTTCTACGAAAAGGACGGCGCCCAGTGGCCCTACCAAGTGATCAAGGTCAATGACCCCGCCAACCCAGCCCAGGTGAGCGAGGCCATCTACGGACTACACTCCACGCTCTTGGGGGATATCCGCTTCATCATCGACAGCCTGACTGGCATGCAGGATCTCTGGGGCGGCGAAGAACAGGTCACCAAATTCTATGCCCGCACCTGCCCCCGGCTTTTTGAGTTGGACACCATCGCGTACTGGATTGTGGAAAAAAATGCCCACTCCAGCCGCCTCAAGGCCAACATCAACAAAATCGCCCAGGTGGTGATCGACCTGTCGGTAAAAAACGGCAAGTCCTTTTGCAAAATTCTCAAGGCGGAAACACGGACCTCTCCGTCCACCAACGAGGCCCAGGTCTTTACCTGCGAGCAGGGCGAAATTGCCTTTGAAATTTCACGCGGACTTCCGGGCCGCTTTGACCTTGGCGGTCGGATCAAGGCTGTACGGCAAAAACAGGGGTTGTCACAGAAGGAGTTGGCCCAACGCGCCGGGGTCACCCCCAGCAGTATCTCTCAAATCGAAAAAAACCTGATATCGCCCTCCATTCCAGCCCTGTTCCGCCTGGCGGAAGGTCTCACGGTTGCCGTCACCACCTTTTTCGAGGGCATATCGGTCCTGCAGGACCGTTGCGTATTTTCCGAAAGCGAAGGTGGTAAAATGACCTTTGAAAAAGGGGCGAAGGGAACAATTGCCGGGCAACGACTGCTGCCACCGGATATCGGCGATACGGTGGCTGATCCCTACCTGCTGCGCATCGAGCCGGGGCGAAAACTGACCGGCCACTTCTTCAATCACAAGGGTGAGGAGGCGGGGTATCTCCTGCGGGGAGCGCTGTCACTTTGGGTCAACGGGCAACGCCGGGAGGCAGTGAAAGGCGACCTGATTTACCTGCGCAAGGATGTGCCGGAGCAATGGGAAAATAACGGCGAAGACACAGCGGAGCTGTTGTGGCTTAAGCTACGGGGATGA
- a CDS encoding glutamate synthase-related protein, whose product MRFSKNNDVLGTINRGNPAESGLCTLCRADCMGQCETWKSGLVGRKLLYPRDFGVVTAGANNTTHVGVSYNSLRIQGYAYGAHGMAQGLSSNPDNCIFPNVDLTTEFGNAVKTKSRIPLMTGALGSTFIAAKYWDSFAVGGALVGIPIVVGENVVGVDKAAEIKNGRIIKAPELDRRIDTYLRYFDGYGAIIVQLNVEDTRNGVAEYVVEKYGEKCIVELKWGQGAKDIGGEIQVANINYAQFLKNRGYIVDPDPTLPEVQMAFEKGAIKSFARHSRLGGTDLSTVDLVREDFMKSVDYLRKIGFKRISLKTGSYGMEELAMAIKFASEAGLDLLTIDGSGGGTGMSPWNMMQSWGVPSINLHAKAYEYASILAAQGKRVVDLSFAGGFALEDSIFKGLAMGAPFTKLICMGRGIMIPGFLGANIEGALHPERRERLNGNWDKLPASISAMGNSPEAIFASYYDVEKKVGREEMKNIPYGAIAMWTMADKLACGLQQLMAGARKFQLNKISRSDIFAGNRETARETGITYMTESRDESARKILVA is encoded by the coding sequence ATGCGATTTTCAAAAAACAATGATGTTCTCGGCACGATCAATAGAGGTAATCCCGCGGAATCCGGCTTGTGTACCCTGTGCCGGGCCGACTGTATGGGGCAATGCGAGACCTGGAAATCTGGCCTGGTCGGGCGCAAGTTGCTCTATCCTCGAGATTTCGGGGTGGTCACCGCCGGTGCCAACAACACAACCCATGTGGGGGTTTCCTACAACTCGTTGCGCATTCAGGGGTATGCCTACGGGGCACACGGCATGGCTCAGGGACTTTCCAGCAACCCTGATAACTGTATTTTCCCCAATGTCGATCTGACCACCGAATTCGGCAACGCGGTCAAGACCAAGAGTCGTATTCCGTTAATGACCGGAGCGCTCGGCTCGACCTTTATCGCAGCAAAATATTGGGATTCTTTTGCTGTTGGCGGGGCGTTGGTCGGTATTCCGATCGTAGTTGGCGAGAACGTGGTCGGCGTAGACAAGGCTGCGGAGATTAAAAACGGCCGTATCATCAAGGCGCCAGAGTTGGATCGACGTATTGATACGTATTTACGTTATTTTGATGGTTACGGTGCAATCATCGTCCAGCTGAACGTGGAGGACACCCGTAACGGCGTTGCCGAGTATGTGGTGGAAAAATACGGTGAGAAGTGCATCGTTGAGCTCAAGTGGGGACAGGGGGCCAAAGATATCGGCGGCGAGATTCAGGTCGCCAATATTAACTATGCCCAGTTCCTGAAGAATCGAGGCTACATCGTCGATCCCGATCCCACCTTGCCGGAAGTGCAGATGGCCTTTGAAAAGGGCGCGATCAAATCCTTTGCACGTCACAGCCGCCTCGGCGGGACCGACCTTTCAACCGTAGATCTGGTGCGCGAAGATTTCATGAAATCGGTGGATTATCTGCGCAAGATCGGTTTCAAGCGGATTTCGCTCAAAACCGGCTCCTATGGTATGGAAGAGCTGGCCATGGCGATCAAGTTTGCCTCTGAGGCCGGGCTTGACTTGCTGACCATCGACGGTTCCGGAGGCGGCACCGGCATGAGCCCCTGGAACATGATGCAGAGTTGGGGGGTACCCTCGATCAACCTCCATGCAAAGGCCTATGAGTACGCATCCATTCTTGCCGCCCAGGGGAAACGGGTGGTGGATCTCTCCTTTGCCGGCGGCTTCGCGCTGGAGGATTCAATTTTCAAAGGTCTGGCCATGGGGGCCCCGTTCACTAAGCTGATCTGCATGGGACGCGGCATCATGATACCCGGATTTCTTGGCGCAAACATCGAAGGGGCCCTGCATCCCGAGCGCCGCGAACGGCTCAACGGCAACTGGGATAAACTTCCGGCAAGCATCAGTGCCATGGGCAACTCGCCGGAGGCAATCTTTGCCTCCTATTATGATGTGGAAAAGAAGGTGGGGCGGGAGGAGATGAAAAATATTCCCTATGGCGCGATTGCGATGTGGACTATGGCCGATAAGCTCGCCTGCGGCTTGCAGCAGCTGATGGCAGGGGCGCGAAAGTTCCAGTTGAACAAAATCAGTCGCAGCGACATCTTTGCCGGCAACCGCGAGACCGCACGTGAAACCGGCATCACCTATATGACCGAGTCCCGCGATGAGAGCGCGCGGAAGATTCTGGTGGCCTGA